The Raphanus sativus cultivar WK10039 unplaced genomic scaffold, ASM80110v3 Scaffold1946, whole genome shotgun sequence genome has a window encoding:
- the LOC130505016 gene encoding chloroplast envelope quinone oxidoreductase homolog has product MAGKLMHALLYESYGGGVAALKHVQVPVPSPKDNEVLLKLEATSINPVDWKIQKGMIRPFLPRKFPCIPATDVAGEVMEVGSGVKNFKAGDKVVSVLSHLTGGGFAEYAVASEKLTVKRPQEVGPAEAAALPVAGLTALQALTNPAGLKLDGTGKQANILVTAASGGVGHYAVQLAKLGNAHVTATCGARNIDFVKSLGADEVLDYKTPEGAALKSPSGKKYDAVVHCANGIPFSTFEPNLSENGKVIDITPGPKAMWTFAVKKITMSKKQLIPLLLIPKAENLEFMVNLVKEGKVKTVIDSKYPLSKAEDAWAKSIDGHATGKIIVEP; this is encoded by the exons ATGGCTGGAAAACTCATGCACGCTCTTCTATACGAGTCTTACGGCGGTGGTGTCGCCGCTTTGAAG CATGTTCAAGTTCCGGTTCCATCGCCAAAGGACAACGAGGTTTTGCTGAAACTAGAAGCAACTAGTATAAACCCTGTTGATTGGAAAATTCAAAAAGGAATGATTCGGCCTTTTCTGCCTCGCAAGTTCCCCTGCATTCCTg CTACTGATGTTGCTGGTGAGGTCATGGAGGTTGGATCAGGAGTCAAGAATTTCAAGGCTGGTGACAAAGTTGTATCAGTTCTCAGCCATCTT ACCGGAGGCGGATTTGCTGAATACGCTGTTGCGAGCGAGAAACTTACAGTCAAAAGGCCTCAAGAAGTAGGACCAGCTGAAGCAGCCGCTTTACCTGTGGCGGGCCTAACCGCTCTCCAGGCTCTAACTAATCCGGCTGGATTGAAGCTGGATGGTACAGGCAAGCAGGCGAACATCCTGGTCACAGCAGCATCCGGTGGTGTCGGCCACTATGCAGTCCAGCTAGCAAAGCTAGGTAACGCTCATGTAACGGCCACATGTGGGGCTCGGAACATAGACTTCGTCAAATCATTAGGAGCGGACGAGGTTCTTGACTACAAGACTCCAGAGGGAGCTGCGCTCAAGAGTCCGTCTGGTAAGAAATACGACGCTGTGGTTCACTGCGCAAATGGGATACCATTTTCGACATTCGAACCGAATCTGTCTGAAAACGGAAAGGTGATAGACATCACGCCGGGGCCTAAGGCGATGTGGACTTTCGCGGTTAAGAAAATAACCATGTCTAAGAAGCAATTGATTCCGCTTTTGTTGATCCCGAAAGCTGAGAATTTGGAATTTATGGTCAACTTAGTGAAAGAAGGGAAAGTCAAGACTGTGATTGACTCGAAGTATCCTCTGAGCAAAGCAGAGGATGCTTGGGCTAAAAGTATCGACGGTCATGCTACTGGGAAGATCATTGTCGAGCCATGA
- the LOC130505018 gene encoding uncharacterized protein LOC130505018 — protein sequence MGVMIDLLGDRGMVDLGIRKEATIEETVWRFRRRRRHRFEILNEVESNLDSVREKICSDSDDVSLWRGKTGYKSCFSTKETWLYLRRNSVQLKWTRGVWFSMATPRFAFIVWLAMQNRLSTMYRVVRWSQRADVKCVLCKNDVESGDHLFFKCAYSAQLWCSLVSGILGRSYSES from the coding sequence ATGGGAGTGATGATTGATCTATTGGGTGATCGTGGTATGGTTGATTTGGGGATAAGGAAAGAAGCTACTATAGAGGAGACAGTTTGGAGGTTCAGACGTAGAAGAAGGCACCGTTTTGAGATTCTAAATGAGGTGGAGAGTAATCTGGACTCTGTAAGAGAGAAGATTTGTAGTGACAGTGATGATGTAAGCTTGTGGAGAGGGAAGACGGGTTATAAATCTTGTTTCTCTACTAAAGAGACTTGGTTATATCTGAGAAGAAATAGTGTGCAGCTAAAGTGGACTCGTGGAGTCTGGTTCTCGATGGCTACCCCGAGATTTGCTTTTATTGTATGGCTAGCTATGCAAAATAGGCTATCAACAATGTATAGGGTTGTGAGATGGAGTCAGAGAGCAGATGTAAAGTGTGTGCTTTGTAAAAATGATGTGGAGTCCGGAGATCACTTATTTTTCAAATGCGCATACTCGGCTCAGCTCTGGTGTTCTCTTGTAAGTGGTATTCTTGGCAGAAGCTACTCGGAGAGTTAG